In Symmachiella dynata, the following are encoded in one genomic region:
- a CDS encoding glycosyltransferase: MPDTTIIIPQRGHADLTRDCLTSLREQDRAAWSVVVVDDGSPQAATGLTVEDVSPGQLILQPHRGVSAAWNRGAAASGTQFLVFLNNDTISTGPWVDELVRPLRQRECVLTGVAMRAERALPESLLDQLAMRTFLAGWCFAISASVFRELGGFDESLRVYWSDTDLQLRAALQMRCDSREVLRDVAGLPLVHLGHRTAHDGRCLPRQREQWCTDRQGFIAKWQQRLAGGVLGP, translated from the coding sequence ATGCCCGATACGACCATCATCATCCCGCAGCGAGGACATGCGGATTTGACACGGGACTGTTTGACCAGTTTGCGCGAACAGGACCGTGCGGCTTGGTCGGTCGTTGTTGTGGATGACGGGAGTCCGCAGGCAGCGACGGGGTTAACCGTGGAGGATGTTTCTCCCGGACAATTGATTCTGCAACCGCACCGTGGGGTCTCGGCGGCTTGGAACCGTGGAGCGGCCGCGTCTGGGACGCAGTTTCTGGTGTTTTTGAATAACGACACGATTTCCACGGGTCCGTGGGTCGACGAATTGGTGCGGCCGTTGCGACAGAGGGAGTGTGTTTTGACCGGAGTCGCGATGCGCGCCGAGCGGGCGTTGCCCGAATCGCTGTTGGACCAGTTGGCGATGCGGACCTTTCTGGCAGGTTGGTGTTTTGCGATTTCCGCTTCGGTATTTCGCGAGCTGGGGGGCTTTGACGAGTCGCTGCGCGTGTATTGGTCGGATACCGATTTGCAGTTGCGGGCGGCATTGCAGATGAGGTGTGATTCCCGAGAGGTGCTGCGGGATGTAGCCGGGCTACCGTTGGTGCATTTGGGGCATCGCACAGCGCATGACGGTCGCTGTTTGCCGCGGCAGCGCGAGCAATGGTGCACGGATCGCCAGGGGTTTATTGCGAAGTGGCAGCAGCGACTTGCGGGTGGTGTGTTGGGGCCTTGA
- a CDS encoding glycosyltransferase family 4 protein, whose product MLQVCNVGRIMGGTAACAWTVVRSLPEFQHTVVFLSRVAAETRVEFGDCEIEQWDKVTAERVRRSGADVVLLHNTSARRVEGPLPVATLLYQHSRITPAASDLRVFCSRWLAECCGAGAETVLHQAVPTPGGRERQFDTRALRGRPVVGRLCTPALRKWPELLVGFYVELAQRHPEVAWEFVGCPDKLQDPLRTACAGQAQFFEAAWSARERLWHWDALLYHHPTLTESFGRTAAEALRAGCIPIVDRRGGFQEQLVEGCGHLCTGIEEFSSAIATLSDPGEKLRQSRRCRAHGDREFSLQQFRDELFTRLRALAVGETVY is encoded by the coding sequence ATGTTGCAGGTGTGTAATGTGGGGCGGATTATGGGGGGGACGGCGGCGTGCGCGTGGACGGTGGTCCGCAGTTTGCCGGAGTTTCAACACACGGTTGTGTTTCTGAGCCGCGTGGCTGCGGAGACCCGGGTGGAGTTTGGTGATTGTGAAATCGAACAATGGGACAAAGTGACAGCCGAGCGCGTGCGTCGCAGCGGCGCCGATGTGGTTTTGTTGCACAATACCTCCGCCCGTCGCGTGGAAGGTCCTTTACCTGTGGCGACGTTGCTGTATCAGCATTCGCGCATCACGCCGGCGGCGAGCGACTTACGTGTTTTTTGTTCGCGGTGGCTGGCGGAGTGTTGTGGCGCTGGGGCGGAGACCGTATTGCATCAAGCGGTGCCAACACCCGGTGGGCGGGAGCGGCAATTCGACACGCGCGCGTTGCGGGGCAGACCGGTGGTGGGACGATTGTGTACGCCGGCGCTGCGGAAGTGGCCGGAGTTGTTGGTGGGGTTTTATGTGGAACTGGCGCAGCGGCATCCGGAGGTCGCCTGGGAGTTCGTGGGCTGTCCGGACAAGCTACAAGATCCGCTGCGCACCGCTTGCGCGGGGCAGGCCCAGTTTTTTGAAGCGGCGTGGTCGGCTCGTGAACGTTTGTGGCATTGGGATGCGTTGTTGTACCACCATCCGACGCTGACCGAGTCGTTTGGGCGAACGGCGGCCGAAGCACTGCGGGCCGGTTGCATTCCGATTGTGGATCGTCGTGGGGGATTTCAGGAACAGCTTGTCGAGGGCTGCGGCCATTTGTGTACGGGGATTGAAGAATTCAGTAGCGCGATCGCAACGTTATCCGATCCGGGCGAAAAGTTACGTCAATCACGCCGTTGCCGTGCGCATGGTGATCGGGAGTTTTCGTTGCAGCAATTTCGGGACGAGTTGTTTACGCGGTTGAGGGCGTTGGCTGTTGGGGAAACGGTGTACTAA